The bacterium genomic interval AGCCCCAGCCGGTCCCTCGCCACCGACCGCCGGGCCCAGGTGTCGGCACTCTCGAAGCGGGCCATCCGCGGGCCGGGGAAGGTGCCGTAGGGTGTCAGGGCGCTGAAATGCCGCCGCAGCAGATCCCACAGGTCATCCGGGCCGAACTCGCGCGCGTGACATTCCGAGCTGAGGAACTCACCCGGCGCCTGGGTCAGGCGATTGGGCACAGCGATGATGGCCTTCCCACCGGGAGCGCACACGCGGCGCAGCTCGCCGCAGAAGGCCTCCGGGTCGGCAGCGTGTTCGAGGACCTGGGAGGAAACGACGAGGTCGAAGGCCCCGTCAGCGAAGGGAAGGCCCTGGGCGTCGCCGCATACGTGCGCCAGTGGCCCGGGGTATCGCCTCCGGGCCTCGCGCAGCGCCTCGCACTCGCGATCCAGGCCCACCGTGGGGCCGCAGTGCCGCGCCAGTATGTGCGCGCCATAGCCAATGCCGCAGCCACAGTCGAGGGCCAGCGTCACCGCTGGCGCTTCGTGCACGACGAAGGCATAGGCCGCCAGGTGACGTTGCAGCAGTCCCTCGTCGCCGCGCTCGCCGGGGATCAGTCGCTCAATGACTGCGTCTAGGGGCATGGCACACTACCTGTTGGGTCGGCAGGAATCGGCTCGCGCGTGGCGCATAGAGCCGTGACACCTGCCAGCGAGAGCCGGAACCAACGCGCCGACCGGCGGTGTTGCATATGAGGCATGCGAGCGGCACTAGTTCTCCCTCTACAACAACTCTGGACGCATTGGGACCTCCTACGCGAGCTGACGGCCCGTGAGTTGAAGGTCCGCTACCGACGGAGCGCCCTGGGTTTCGTGTGGTCGCTGCTGACCCCCATCTACCAGATCATCATCTACACGATGGTGCTCAAGTACATCATGGGCTGGGGAGGCAGGAACCTCTCCATCAACATCCTGGTCGCCCTCATCCCCTGGACGTACTTCAATGTGACCGTACTGAACTGCTGCTCGTCGGTGCTGCGCTACCGCGGCGTGGTCAAGAAAGTCTACTTCCCCCGGCAGATGCTGCCCCTGGCGACGGTGTTCGCCAATCTCGTCCACCTGTTGCTCAGCACCGGCGTGTTGTTCCTGTTCTTCCTGTTCCGCCCGGTGGCCTTCGACGAGATGTTCCTCTTCCTGATTGTCCTGGTGATCGGCGAGACGTTCCTGGTCTCGGGCCTGGGCTTCATGGCGGCCAGCGCCCACACGTACTTCCAGGACGTCGAGTACGCCCTCACCAACATCTTCCAGGTGGCCATGTTCCTGACACCGGTGCTGTACTCGTCCGAGCTGCTCAACGGCCATCCGCCGCTCTACAAGCACCTGTTCATGCTCAACCCGATGGCGGTCTACTGCGAGGGCTGGCGTGGAATCCTGCTGGGGCTGCCCGGCCCCGACGGCAACCTGCACCTGACCCTCCCTGACCCGATGTACCTCGGTATCGCCCTGGGGGTGTCCGTGCTGGCTTTCCTGCTGGGCCTCATGGTGTGGCAGCGGCACGAGTGGCGCCTGCCGGAGGTGCTCTAGATGGAGCCCCGCATCAGCGTCCGCGACTTGCACAAGCGCTATGTCGTGTACCACGACCGGGTTCTCGGCTTCAAGGACGCCGTGGTGAGGCGGGTCAAGGGCATCACATCCCAGCGCGAGGAGTTCTGGGCCTTGCGCGGCGTGTCCTTCGACATCGAGCCGGGCGAGGCGGTCGGCATCATCGGGCCGAATGGCTCGGGCAAGAGCACGCTGCTGGGCATCGTCGGCCGCGTGCTGCGCCCCACCGCAGGCGTCGTCACAGTGAACGGCCGCATCTCCATCATGATGGAGGCCGGCGTCGGCTTCCATGACGACCTGACCGGGGTGGAGAACATCTACCTCAGCGGCGCGCTGCTGGGCATGAGGCGGCGGGAGACTCAGCGCAAGATCGAGCAGATCATAGACTTCGCCGGCATCCGCGAGTTCGTGGACACGCCGGTGCGCATGTTGTCCTCGGGCATGTACATGCGCCTGGGCTTCTCCGTCGCGGTGCATCTGGATCCCGATGTCCTGCTCGTGGATGAGGTGCTGGCGGTCGGCGACGAGGCTTTCCACCACAAGTGCCGGCGGCGGCTGGCCGAGTTCCGCCAGCAGGGCGGGGCGATCATGTTCGTGTCCCACCGCATGGCCGAGGTGCAGTGGCTCTGCGATCGCGTCATCTGGATCCAGAACGGGCTGGTCCGCCAGGAGGGCCCGACCGATGACGTGGTCGCCGCCTATGTGGCCGAGCACATGCCGGACTATGACGGCATGAAGGACACGCTGGACGCAGCGCCCCTCTAGCGCGAGGCCTCCCCTACAGGGCCCCCGGAAGGTCCCCTCTCTCCCCCTGTCGAATGTTGTCCCGCCACACCCAACTACCAGCAAACATGGCGGTGTTACCGATGGCTCAACTCAAGTTGTCTGCCTGCATTGAGATGCTGTTCAACAAGCTCGACATCCTCGACCGGCCGGCGGCGGTGGCGGAAGTCGGGCTGCCCGGTCTCGAGTTCTGGGGCTGGAAGAACAAGGACATGGATGCCATCAAGGGCAAGGCCGACGCGGCCGGCGTGCAGATCGCGGCCTTCTGCATCGTGGCCGACGCCCCGCTGGTGAACCCTGAGACGACCGCGACGTGGGTGGCCGGAGCCCAGGAGTCCATCCTGCTGGCCGAGCGCATGGGCGTGCCGACGCTCATCACCACGACCGGCCAGGAGATGGACATCTGCCGCAAGGCCCAGCACGACGCTATCGTCGCCGGCCTGAAGGGCATCGCCCCGTTCGCCGAGGAGCACGGCATCACCATCGTGCTCGAGCCGCTCAACGTGCT includes:
- a CDS encoding class I SAM-dependent methyltransferase; amino-acid sequence: MPLDAVIERLIPGERGDEGLLQRHLAAYAFVVHEAPAVTLALDCGCGIGYGAHILARHCGPTVGLDRECEALREARRRYPGPLAHVCGDAQGLPFADGAFDLVVSSQVLEHAADPEAFCGELRRVCAPGGKAIIAVPNRLTQAPGEFLSSECHAREFGPDDLWDLLRRHFSALTPYGTFPGPRMARFESADTWARRSVARDRLGLRRLAPRGLRRWLLGRLRGPQQAVAPPALPTDLLTHHDCAYYVVTTGPLEEALDLVAVCRP
- a CDS encoding ABC transporter permease; this encodes MRAALVLPLQQLWTHWDLLRELTARELKVRYRRSALGFVWSLLTPIYQIIIYTMVLKYIMGWGGRNLSINILVALIPWTYFNVTVLNCCSSVLRYRGVVKKVYFPRQMLPLATVFANLVHLLLSTGVLFLFFLFRPVAFDEMFLFLIVLVIGETFLVSGLGFMAASAHTYFQDVEYALTNIFQVAMFLTPVLYSSELLNGHPPLYKHLFMLNPMAVYCEGWRGILLGLPGPDGNLHLTLPDPMYLGIALGVSVLAFLLGLMVWQRHEWRLPEVL
- a CDS encoding ABC transporter ATP-binding protein, whose protein sequence is MEPRISVRDLHKRYVVYHDRVLGFKDAVVRRVKGITSQREEFWALRGVSFDIEPGEAVGIIGPNGSGKSTLLGIVGRVLRPTAGVVTVNGRISIMMEAGVGFHDDLTGVENIYLSGALLGMRRRETQRKIEQIIDFAGIREFVDTPVRMLSSGMYMRLGFSVAVHLDPDVLLVDEVLAVGDEAFHHKCRRRLAEFRQQGGAIMFVSHRMAEVQWLCDRVIWIQNGLVRQEGPTDDVVAAYVAEHMPDYDGMKDTLDAAPL
- a CDS encoding TIM barrel protein; protein product: MAQLKLSACIEMLFNKLDILDRPAAVAEVGLPGLEFWGWKNKDMDAIKGKADAAGVQIAAFCIVADAPLVNPETTATWVAGAQESILLAERMGVPTLITTTGQEMDICRKAQHDAIVAGLKGIAPFAEEHGITIVLEPLNVLVDHKGYFLVTSDEGFQILDEVGSPNVKLLFDIYHQQISEGNLIARITSNIDKIGHFHVADVPGRFEPGTGEINYRNVFAKIAETDYAGFVGLEFRPTGCPAAALRQVKEIAGL